Proteins encoded together in one Onychomys torridus chromosome 1, mOncTor1.1, whole genome shotgun sequence window:
- the LOC118575316 gene encoding T-cell ecto-ADP-ribosyltransferase 2-like, with protein MTSKVHTFLLTWLLTQQVTGLTDPSNLDMAPNAFDDQYEGCVEDMERKAPQLLQEDFNMSRDLKSEWEKAEKRWKEIKNTMSNPKGFHDFHGTALVAYTGKIHEDFNRAVREFRENPGNFHYKAFHYYLTRALQLLSGDNRRVYRGTRNKFRYSGKGSVRFGQFTSSSLEERVALYEFGSVSGTLFIIRTCLGVNIKAFSYYPKEEEVLIPGYEVYSNVTKTASGKGYDKIFLDSPQREKSNFNCYYSSSTNNSHFSSSAFLLLVVLPGLLVQLLPLAELYPCCLQFTGLSGEGSPKGKNLAGPLRSVIE; from the exons ATGACATCAAAAGTTCACACGTTCCTCCTGACTTGGTTGTTAACCCAGCAG GTGACAGGCCTGACTGATCCTTCCAACCTGGACATGGCTCCCAATGCATTTGATGATCAGTATGAGGGCTGTGTCGAAGACATGGAGAGAAAAGCACCCCAGCTGTTACAAGAAGACTTCAACATGAGTAGGGATTTAAAATCTGAGTGGGAAAAGGCAGAGAAACGATGGAAGGAGATAAAAAACACAATGAGCAATCCCAAAGGTTTCCATGACTTCCACGGAACGGCTTTAGTGGCCTACACCGGGAAAATCCACGAAGATTTTAACAGAGCAGTTAGAGAATTCAGGGAAAATCCGGGTAACTTCCATTACAAGGCCTTCCATTACTACCTGACAAGAGCCCTTCAGCTTCTGAGTGGCGATAATCGTCGTGTTTACCGAGGCACCAGGAACAAGTTTCGTTACAGTGGGAAGGGCTCTGTGCGGTTTGGGCAGTTCACTTCCTCATCTTTGGAAGAGAGAGTAGCTCTTTATGAATTTGGTAGTGTGAGTGGGACACTGTTTATCATCAGAACCTGCTTGGGGGTTAATATAAAAGCATTTTCTTACTATCCTAAGGAAGAGGAGGTGTTAATTCCAGGTTATGAAGTATATTCCAATGTCACCAAAACAGCAAGTGGAAAAGGGTATGACAAAATTTTTCTGGACTCCCCGCAAAGAGAGAAGAGCAACTTCAATTGCTACTATAGTAGTTCTACCAACAACAGTCATTTCAGTAGCTCAG CATTCCTGCTGCTTGTGGTGCTACCTGGTCTCCTGGTCCAGCTGCTTCCTCTTGCTGAGCTGTACCCTTGCTGCCTGCAGTTCACAGGTCTGAGTGGTGAAGGCAGCCCCAAGGGCAAGAACTTGGCTGGTCCTCTAAGGTCTGTGATAGAATGA